In Leptospira kanakyensis, a genomic segment contains:
- a CDS encoding LIC20211 family lipoprotein, translating to MKHFIKITFILIFSIILVNCASSSVGIATSNKPIPNTPYETTKTVEKTFTWYALDFIVFGVPLTEPPITDLYGKLMEEESGDALVNIRYWNDKSIFGPVTRYRFTVKGDLVRFSSQSTIKNKK from the coding sequence ATGAAACATTTTATAAAAATTACATTTATACTCATTTTCTCTATTATTTTAGTTAATTGTGCTTCTTCCTCAGTAGGAATCGCCACAAGCAACAAACCAATCCCAAACACACCTTATGAAACTACAAAAACTGTAGAGAAAACTTTTACATGGTATGCTCTCGATTTCATTGTTTTTGGAGTCCCTCTTACAGAACCACCGATTACTGATTTGTATGGGAAGTTAATGGAAGAAGAATCTGGAGATGCTTTAGTAAATATTCGTTATTGGAATGATAAGTCAATTTTTGGCCCAGTGACAAGATACAGATTCACTGTGAAAGGTGACTTGGTTCGTTTTTCATCACAATCTACGATAAAGAACAAAAAATAG
- a CDS encoding LytR/AlgR family response regulator transcription factor — translation MDSSTYSVLIIEDEYPARMLMMDYIMNCSELKLAGIAESGDKALNLLQEKKFDLVFMDINLPAVNGMDILRKEHGKSTFFIITTAYSEHAVEAFDLDATDYLLKPFSFERFRKSVDKALRFLQESKQTNPSKEEKKTHLKIQSDSAVYLLPLQDIHFISANNKSCVVHTSQKDYETSKLLKEIEEKLPSERFIRIHKGFLVNLDFVTSLRYDKGGSYTIQLKNEDETTLPVGRSFAQNLKEALKL, via the coding sequence ATGGACTCATCCACCTATTCAGTATTAATCATTGAAGATGAATATCCAGCTAGGATGCTCATGATGGATTATATCATGAACTGTTCGGAACTGAAACTTGCAGGCATTGCAGAAAGTGGAGACAAAGCATTAAATCTTCTTCAAGAAAAGAAATTTGATTTAGTTTTTATGGATATCAACCTTCCTGCTGTGAATGGGATGGATATTTTACGAAAAGAACACGGTAAATCTACCTTTTTCATCATCACCACTGCCTATAGCGAACATGCAGTGGAAGCCTTTGATTTGGATGCAACCGACTATTTACTCAAACCCTTTTCCTTTGAAAGATTTAGAAAATCTGTAGATAAAGCACTTCGTTTTCTTCAAGAATCAAAACAAACAAATCCATCCAAAGAAGAAAAAAAAACGCATCTCAAAATTCAATCTGATTCGGCTGTGTATTTATTACCATTACAAGACATTCATTTTATATCCGCAAATAACAAAAGTTGTGTGGTTCATACTTCACAAAAAGATTATGAAACTTCAAAATTATTAAAAGAAATTGAAGAAAAATTACCTTCTGAACGGTTCATCAGAATCCACAAAGGTTTTTTGGTTAATTTAGATTTTGTTACAAGTTTACGTTATGATAAAGGTGGATCCTATACCATCCAATTGAAAAACGAAGACGAAACTACCTTACCCGTGGGCCGATCCTTCGCACAGAATCTCAAAGAAGCTCTCAAATTATAA
- a CDS encoding SpoIIE family protein phosphatase: MRFLSFIFPILLTTVFSLSSEPLKVSSQNLTTMSGDWTFTSQGETKPIQVGKGLSLQGLNPPVHGTYKTEFYYEPNHKPLGIYLNRIQEVDKLFINGVLLGETGGFTEDGLYSPNWYYKRLYFIPSSVLKENELNHLELEIHFRNKTFQGGIFRKIPVIGNYDLLQEFIINEDGRDFCFIMLFFGIGAYQIFSIVLKRQAKANFYLLLSTIIFVMWRLPLLNISYTYTNFSFLFWLKVFFTAQTLLPVSIFLFSYSLFQTKFHLKERLLVLFLLSLAFFQTWNIEIPTRILLLRIWEFSLLLVVFFIVRGVIRAAKEKKAEAYFLTVGFICICIGATVDIMIDVTSGKNIYLTQYGFLILMILSGVAISYRHAKNEKELSVLTKDLEIRVHERTIELREKNEDLEQDLFFASQLQSYLLPKEHPNTTGIRIHTTYLPMKQVGGDLYDWVELDDNRLLLLIADVAGHGVPAAFVSSMVKVQFRESTKNINSPKEVLEHMNQALTSLVSRYFITACCALIDTNEKTVIFSSAGHPNPLIYNRIKGKFEIMNVKGPIIGWKETFKYSEWIHKMETGDRYFFFTDGVTEARAENKLFGESKILDLLERGKNKDIKSLSQEIIVQISKFSEEELKDDVTFFFIDVT, translated from the coding sequence ATGAGATTCCTCTCATTTATTTTTCCCATTTTACTTACTACAGTATTTTCGCTTTCCTCGGAACCACTAAAAGTAAGTTCCCAAAACCTGACAACTATGTCTGGTGACTGGACATTTACGTCCCAAGGGGAAACAAAACCCATCCAAGTTGGAAAAGGCCTTTCCCTCCAGGGTCTAAACCCACCAGTTCACGGGACTTACAAAACAGAGTTTTACTACGAACCAAATCACAAACCACTTGGTATCTACTTAAACCGAATTCAGGAAGTTGATAAACTATTCATCAACGGAGTATTACTCGGAGAAACAGGCGGTTTTACAGAAGACGGGTTGTATTCGCCCAATTGGTATTACAAACGTTTGTATTTTATTCCAAGTTCCGTACTCAAAGAAAATGAACTAAACCATCTAGAACTCGAAATCCACTTTCGCAACAAAACCTTTCAAGGAGGAATCTTTCGAAAAATTCCAGTTATCGGAAACTATGATTTATTACAAGAATTCATCATCAATGAAGATGGACGCGACTTTTGTTTCATCATGTTGTTTTTTGGGATTGGTGCTTACCAAATTTTTTCAATTGTTTTAAAAAGACAGGCAAAAGCAAATTTTTATCTTTTACTATCCACAATCATATTTGTTATGTGGAGACTCCCCCTCTTAAATATAAGTTATACATACACAAACTTTTCTTTTCTTTTTTGGTTAAAAGTTTTTTTCACAGCACAAACCTTACTCCCTGTTTCCATTTTCCTTTTCAGTTATTCCTTATTCCAAACAAAATTCCATTTAAAAGAACGTTTGTTAGTTTTATTTTTACTCTCTTTAGCTTTTTTCCAAACCTGGAATATTGAAATTCCAACGAGGATTTTACTTTTAAGAATTTGGGAATTCTCTCTATTGCTCGTTGTATTTTTTATTGTTCGAGGAGTCATCCGGGCAGCAAAAGAAAAAAAGGCAGAAGCATACTTCTTAACCGTAGGATTTATTTGTATCTGTATAGGTGCGACCGTTGATATCATGATCGATGTAACCTCTGGAAAAAATATTTATTTAACCCAATATGGTTTTTTAATTTTAATGATTCTTTCGGGTGTTGCTATCTCTTACCGACACGCAAAAAACGAAAAAGAACTTTCTGTTTTAACCAAAGACTTAGAAATCCGAGTTCATGAAAGAACCATTGAACTTAGAGAAAAAAACGAAGACTTAGAGCAGGATTTGTTTTTTGCATCCCAATTACAAAGTTATCTTTTGCCCAAAGAACATCCGAATACGACTGGCATTCGCATCCATACAACATATTTACCAATGAAACAAGTTGGTGGTGATTTATACGATTGGGTAGAATTAGATGACAATCGTTTGCTTTTGTTAATTGCTGATGTTGCTGGACACGGTGTTCCTGCTGCTTTTGTATCTTCTATGGTAAAAGTACAATTCCGCGAATCAACCAAAAACATCAACTCTCCCAAAGAAGTATTGGAACATATGAACCAAGCACTCACTTCACTTGTAAGTCGATATTTTATCACCGCTTGTTGTGCACTCATTGATACAAACGAAAAAACAGTTATTTTTTCTTCTGCAGGACATCCAAACCCATTGATTTACAATCGGATCAAGGGTAAATTCGAAATAATGAATGTAAAAGGCCCCATCATCGGTTGGAAAGAAACTTTTAAATATAGCGAATGGATCCACAAAATGGAAACAGGAGACAGGTATTTCTTTTTCACTGATGGAGTTACAGAAGCTCGCGCCGAAAATAAGTTGTTTGGTGAAAGCAAAATACTTGATCTTCTAGAAAGAGGAAAAAACAAGGATATAAAATCATTGTCTCAAGAAATTATTGTTCAAATCTCAAAATTCTCGGAAGAAGAGTTAAAGGATGATGTCACTTTTTTCTTTATTGATGTAACATAA
- a CDS encoding hydrogen peroxide-inducible genes activator has product MTITQLRYIVALDQFKSFAKAAEHCLVAQPTLSLQIQKVEQELGFELFDRKKNPVITTKLGKAVVDQAKNTLKEADKLFEIAGQWKDEPAGNISIGIIPTVSNYLIPSIYNRLQTEFSKVNFRISELPTLSIIEKLESEEIDLGILATPLKVSNIVEHPLYYEPFVVYYPKDAKEKSSSVSMKHIEKYPLLVLGEEHCFRHQSLKICNRNSLAKIESGSVETLKRMVDMGIGVTLLPKLSVDSSSKRIVPFDSPEPAREISLVYKKGFYKTKILKKLTSLILNVIPKDYHSKEKFKIIGVSLNQD; this is encoded by the coding sequence ATGACGATCACCCAACTTCGATATATTGTTGCCTTGGATCAGTTCAAAAGTTTTGCAAAAGCCGCCGAACATTGTTTAGTTGCTCAGCCTACACTCAGTTTACAAATTCAAAAAGTGGAACAAGAACTAGGATTCGAACTGTTTGATCGAAAAAAAAATCCGGTCATTACCACAAAATTAGGGAAAGCCGTTGTGGATCAGGCCAAAAATACTTTGAAGGAAGCCGACAAACTTTTTGAGATCGCTGGTCAATGGAAGGATGAACCTGCGGGAAATATTTCCATCGGAATCATCCCAACGGTTAGTAATTATTTAATTCCTTCCATTTACAATCGTTTGCAAACAGAGTTTTCGAAAGTAAACTTTCGTATTTCAGAATTACCCACTCTTTCCATTATCGAAAAATTGGAATCGGAAGAAATTGATTTGGGAATCCTTGCCACTCCGTTAAAAGTTTCAAACATCGTAGAACACCCGCTTTACTATGAGCCCTTTGTTGTTTATTATCCGAAAGATGCCAAAGAAAAGTCTAGTTCCGTATCCATGAAACATATTGAAAAGTATCCTTTACTTGTACTCGGTGAGGAACATTGTTTTCGCCATCAGTCCTTAAAAATCTGCAACCGTAACTCATTGGCTAAAATTGAAAGTGGAAGTGTGGAAACTTTGAAACGAATGGTTGATATGGGAATTGGCGTTACCTTGTTGCCAAAGTTGTCTGTAGATTCATCTTCCAAACGAATTGTTCCTTTTGATTCTCCGGAACCGGCCAGGGAAATTAGTTTGGTTTACAAAAAAGGTTTTTACAAAACGAAAATTCTAAAAAAACTAACGAGTTTGATTTTGAATGTAATTCCAAAAGACTACCATTCGAAGGAAAAATTCAAAATCATTGGAGTGTCACTCAACCAAGATTAA
- the ahpC gene encoding alkyl hydroperoxide reductase subunit C: protein MSNINTQIPDFTTEAFHNGAFKKISKKDVLGKWSVFVFYPADFTFVCPTELGDVADYYAELQKMGVEVYSVSTDTHFVHKAWHEASDTIKKIKFPMLGDASGKITRGFGIMIEEDGQALRGTFVVNPEGVIKTAEIHDLGIGRSAEELVRKVQAAQYVANNDGEVCPAKWKPGNSTLKPGLDLVGKI, encoded by the coding sequence ATGTCCAATATCAACACTCAAATTCCAGACTTCACTACGGAAGCTTTCCATAACGGTGCTTTTAAAAAAATTAGCAAAAAAGACGTTCTTGGAAAATGGTCCGTATTTGTTTTTTATCCGGCAGATTTTACTTTTGTTTGCCCTACTGAACTTGGCGACGTGGCAGACTACTATGCAGAACTCCAAAAAATGGGAGTGGAAGTGTATTCCGTTTCTACTGATACACATTTTGTTCACAAAGCATGGCATGAAGCAAGTGACACAATCAAAAAAATCAAATTTCCAATGCTCGGTGATGCTTCAGGAAAGATCACTCGTGGATTTGGAATTATGATTGAAGAAGATGGTCAAGCACTTCGAGGAACCTTCGTTGTGAACCCAGAAGGTGTGATCAAAACTGCTGAAATCCATGATTTAGGAATTGGACGTTCTGCTGAGGAACTAGTTCGTAAAGTGCAAGCAGCTCAATATGTTGCGAACAACGACGGCGAAGTTTGTCCAGCAAAATGGAAACCAGGTAATTCCACTTTGAAGCCAGGTCTTGACTTGGTAGGAAAAATCTAA
- the ahpF gene encoding alkyl hydroperoxide reductase subunit F, whose product MLDESTKEQVKQYFERIKNPVNIRLFSGDHEKRGELVEFLNDIVSLSSMITLENSNDKNDGLRFAIVAEGKPTGIEFSGIPMGHEFTSLILAILQSGGNPIKLEEGILSAVSKLTEPLHFETFISLDCHNCPEVVQTLNSFSLVNPSISHNMIDGAMYPELVKEKNIQGVPAVFLNGKRFLSGKAEASVIFDKLLELYSIPESKTENSEITNPTEIYDVTVIGGGPSGVTAAVYSARKGLNTLVIADRLGGQVKDTLGIENIISIPYTTGPELTNVLSEQLEKNQIRKKENVRVLKIEPGKLKTIHLNTGERILTKTIILSTGAKWRELGVPGEKEFVGKGVAYCPHCDGPFFKDKDVAVVGGGNSGVEAALDLSGIVKSVTLIEFGDKLNADKVLLDKVAASSNIKTLVKAQTMEIQTNTEKVTGLIYKDRSSEKSETIPLEGVFVQIGLVPNSSFVKDLVATNRFGEILVDEKCKTNVDGIFACGDVTNTPYKQIIIAMGEGAKAAISAFEYLLHAA is encoded by the coding sequence ATGTTAGATGAATCAACAAAGGAACAAGTAAAACAATATTTCGAAAGAATTAAAAATCCGGTAAACATTCGTTTGTTTTCGGGAGATCATGAAAAAAGAGGGGAGTTGGTAGAATTTTTAAACGATATCGTATCACTCAGTTCTATGATCACTTTAGAAAATTCAAACGATAAAAATGATGGCCTTCGATTTGCAATTGTTGCAGAAGGAAAACCAACAGGAATTGAATTTTCTGGAATTCCTATGGGTCATGAATTCACTTCTCTCATTTTGGCAATTTTGCAGTCCGGTGGAAATCCAATTAAATTGGAAGAAGGGATTTTATCTGCAGTTTCCAAACTAACAGAACCTTTACATTTTGAAACATTTATCTCTTTAGATTGTCATAACTGTCCTGAAGTGGTGCAGACACTTAACAGTTTCTCATTGGTAAATCCTTCTATCTCTCACAATATGATTGATGGAGCTATGTATCCTGAACTTGTGAAAGAAAAAAATATCCAAGGTGTTCCTGCAGTTTTTCTAAATGGAAAACGTTTTCTTTCTGGAAAGGCAGAAGCTTCGGTTATTTTTGATAAACTTTTAGAATTGTATTCCATTCCCGAATCCAAAACCGAAAATTCTGAAATTACAAATCCAACAGAAATTTATGACGTAACTGTCATTGGTGGTGGGCCTTCCGGTGTAACGGCTGCCGTTTATTCGGCTAGAAAAGGATTAAACACCCTTGTCATTGCTGATAGGTTAGGTGGTCAAGTTAAAGACACTTTAGGAATTGAGAACATCATTTCGATACCTTATACAACTGGGCCAGAACTTACGAATGTATTGTCAGAACAGTTAGAGAAAAATCAAATTCGTAAAAAAGAAAATGTTCGTGTATTAAAAATTGAACCAGGGAAATTGAAAACCATTCATTTAAATACAGGGGAACGAATTCTTACAAAAACGATCATTCTTTCTACCGGTGCTAAATGGCGAGAACTTGGTGTCCCAGGAGAAAAAGAATTTGTGGGAAAAGGTGTTGCGTATTGCCCTCATTGTGATGGCCCATTTTTTAAAGACAAAGATGTGGCTGTGGTTGGCGGTGGTAACTCTGGTGTGGAAGCAGCTCTTGATCTCAGTGGGATAGTAAAATCAGTCACCTTGATTGAGTTTGGTGATAAACTCAATGCGGATAAGGTGTTACTGGATAAGGTTGCGGCATCTTCCAATATCAAAACCTTAGTTAAAGCCCAAACTATGGAAATCCAAACGAATACAGAAAAAGTAACAGGTCTTATTTACAAAGATAGGAGTTCTGAAAAATCAGAAACCATTCCGTTGGAAGGAGTTTTTGTTCAGATCGGACTTGTACCAAACAGTAGTTTTGTGAAGGATTTGGTTGCAACCAATCGTTTTGGAGAAATTTTAGTAGATGAAAAATGTAAAACCAATGTGGATGGGATTTTTGCTTGTGGGGATGTGACAAACACACCTTATAAACAAATCATCATTGCGATGGGTGAAGGTGCAAAGGCTGCGATTAGTGCTTTTGAATATCTTTTACACGCGGCTTGA
- a CDS encoding PAS domain-containing protein: protein MQTPPPSLEMQILSAMEEVVFSASFPELKIIYVSPSVETLSGYPIDFFKQELGAWWKMIHPEDTQIVKQALDSLNQNDKFRIRYRILTKDNQIKFVQSQGRLIRDESGKVLRFDGMVTDISELLFLQDFIKNESLDIKQLLLENNILFNGSQDSMFLVEIIDTGDFVIRRINSAYEKATGVSQTLIQGKTPIDLLGEVLGAPIIKNFRNAIKAKSTISYEESIPMPAGTKVWTTALTPIEVDGKFKFIIGASKDITEQKRAESALKESNERYALILEVSSDGWFDWDLTNDSVIYSRRWWLEFGNDEKPENVQISYWKSLIHPDDQEWVSEFLDNIMHSQRETFEFSFQMKKRKGNYAHVLSRCYIQRDASGNKIRMVGSNSDLTEIKKIEYTLRKAKEMAEAANLAKGNFLANMSHEIRTPLNGIIGFTELLLHASLTDEQKEYLRSIYLSGKSLLSLVNQILDFSKIDSGKMDLELISTDLIDLVRSTVDLFQISAASQAILLKLNLDPALPKFVSLDPLRVRQVLSNLIGNAIKFTHEGEVVVSVKPIKGSDDIIDIEFSVADTGIGIDISSQTKLFDSFSQADTSITRKYGGTGLGLTITSELIQKMNSHLRFESELGKGSTFYFVLTLHVNSSGSVSSNLFEEKQSTPDESIIVENNLIQNDILIVEDNDLNKRLLSKMLLKRYPNIQLRYAVDGADALNQFQKKIPDLIFMDLQMPVMDGYTASVEIRTLEKKLDRRTPIVALTAGAFFSVKDTAMESGMDDFLTKPISSVDLYNTVEKWLSSSRV, encoded by the coding sequence ATGCAAACTCCTCCTCCTTCATTGGAAATGCAAATTCTCTCCGCCATGGAGGAGGTAGTTTTTTCGGCTAGTTTTCCTGAATTAAAAATTATTTATGTCAGTCCTTCTGTGGAAACTCTCAGTGGGTATCCCATTGATTTTTTCAAACAAGAATTAGGTGCTTGGTGGAAAATGATCCACCCAGAAGATACACAGATAGTCAAACAGGCGCTAGATTCGTTAAACCAAAATGATAAGTTTCGAATCCGATACCGAATCCTAACAAAAGACAACCAAATCAAATTTGTTCAAAGCCAAGGTCGATTGATTCGAGATGAATCCGGAAAAGTTTTACGATTTGATGGAATGGTCACAGACATTTCTGAATTACTTTTTTTACAAGATTTTATCAAAAACGAATCTTTAGACATAAAACAACTATTACTCGAAAACAATATACTTTTTAATGGAAGCCAAGATTCCATGTTTCTTGTGGAAATCATCGATACGGGAGATTTTGTAATCCGCAGAATTAATTCTGCTTACGAAAAAGCTACTGGTGTCTCACAAACTTTGATCCAAGGCAAAACTCCCATTGATCTTTTGGGTGAGGTGTTAGGTGCACCTATTATCAAAAATTTTAGAAATGCCATAAAAGCAAAATCTACAATTTCCTATGAAGAAAGTATACCGATGCCAGCGGGCACAAAAGTTTGGACTACAGCTCTCACTCCTATCGAAGTTGATGGGAAATTTAAATTTATCATTGGCGCAAGTAAAGACATTACAGAACAAAAACGTGCAGAAAGTGCACTAAAAGAATCTAACGAACGCTATGCCTTAATTTTGGAAGTTAGTTCTGATGGTTGGTTTGATTGGGACCTAACAAACGATTCGGTTATTTATTCGAGAAGATGGTGGTTAGAATTTGGTAACGATGAAAAACCAGAAAATGTCCAAATCAGTTATTGGAAAAGTTTAATCCATCCTGATGATCAGGAGTGGGTATCCGAATTTTTAGATAACATCATGCATTCACAAAGAGAAACTTTTGAGTTTAGTTTTCAAATGAAAAAAAGAAAAGGAAATTATGCTCATGTTTTATCTCGATGTTATATCCAAAGAGATGCCTCCGGTAATAAAATTAGAATGGTTGGTTCCAATTCCGATCTTACTGAAATCAAAAAGATAGAATATACTTTGCGAAAAGCAAAAGAAATGGCTGAAGCAGCCAACTTGGCAAAAGGTAACTTTTTGGCCAATATGAGTCATGAAATTAGAACCCCACTCAATGGAATCATTGGTTTCACAGAACTTCTATTACACGCATCACTTACCGACGAACAAAAGGAATATTTACGAAGTATTTACCTATCTGGAAAAAGTTTGTTATCTTTAGTGAATCAAATCCTAGATTTTTCAAAAATTGATTCGGGTAAAATGGATCTGGAACTGATTAGTACAGATCTCATCGATTTAGTCCGGTCAACGGTAGATCTTTTCCAAATTTCAGCAGCTTCTCAAGCCATTCTTTTAAAACTAAATTTAGATCCGGCACTCCCTAAATTTGTTTCTTTAGATCCTTTACGTGTGAGACAAGTGCTTTCCAATTTAATTGGGAATGCAATTAAGTTTACTCATGAAGGAGAAGTAGTAGTTTCTGTAAAACCAATCAAAGGGTCTGATGATATTATTGATATTGAATTCTCTGTTGCTGATACCGGAATCGGAATTGATATCAGTTCACAAACAAAACTATTTGATTCCTTTTCGCAAGCCGACACATCCATCACAAGAAAGTATGGAGGAACGGGGCTTGGTCTCACTATTACAAGTGAACTCATTCAAAAAATGAATTCCCATTTACGATTCGAAAGTGAACTCGGGAAAGGAAGTACCTTTTATTTTGTATTAACCTTACATGTAAATTCTTCAGGATCTGTATCTTCCAATTTATTTGAAGAAAAACAATCAACACCTGACGAATCCATCATCGTCGAAAACAATCTGATCCAAAATGATATTTTAATAGTGGAAGATAATGATTTAAACAAAAGATTACTATCGAAAATGTTATTAAAAAGATATCCCAACATTCAATTGAGATATGCTGTTGATGGAGCTGATGCCTTAAACCAGTTCCAGAAAAAAATACCAGACCTTATTTTTATGGACTTACAAATGCCGGTGATGGACGGTTATACGGCATCTGTTGAAATTAGAACCTTAGAAAAAAAATTAGATCGCAGAACTCCCATCGTCGCATTGACAGCGGGAGCTTTTTTTTCTGTGAAAGATACGGCGATGGAATCGGGAATGGATGACTTTCTAACCAAACCGATTTCCTCCGTCGATCTTTATAATACAGTGGAAAAATGGTTATCTTCAAGCCGCGTGTAA